From one Chanodichthys erythropterus isolate Z2021 chromosome 3, ASM2448905v1, whole genome shotgun sequence genomic stretch:
- the ankrd54 gene encoding ankyrin repeat domain-containing protein 54: MDGSSPLVAAASDGDRSSSEGEYTVANGPAVRDTEKREDETPMEAAGAVGFSISRLDTLSALRLNRTRPSADTELRYLHLLWKPGELLQAGRSSPGKMTSSRVRRLGRARRNMGPIGKDLYAVKRLREAANSNDIDTVRRLLEDDTDPCAADDKGRTALHFSSCNGNESIVKLLLSYGADPNQRDSLGNTPLHLAACTNHVPVITTLLRGGARVDALDRAGRTPLHLARSKLNILQEGDSRSLETLRGEVTQIIQMLREYLNIMGQSEEREKLEHISNQLQNTRTREQVDEVTDLLASFTSLSIQMQNMGDR, from the exons ATGGACGGGTCGAGCCCACTTGTTGCAGCTGCCTCGGATGGTGACCGGTCCAGTTCGGAGGGTGAGTACACGGTAGCGAACGGACCTGCTGTGAGAGACACCGAGAAACGGGAGGATGAGACGCCGATGGAGGCTGCAGGTGCGGTCGGGTTCAGTATCTCCCGTCTGGACACGCTGAGCGCGCTGAGACTCAACCGAACCCGCCCGTCTGCCGACACAGAGCTCCGGTATCTGCACTTGTTATGGAAGCCCGGTGAACTGCTACAGGCGGGACGGAGTTCGCCGGGCAAGATGACGTCGAGCAGGGTGAGGCGGCTGGGAAGAGCCCGGAGGAACATGGGGCCCATTGGAAAAGACCTGTATG CTGTGAAGAGGCTCAGAGAAGCTGCCAACTCCAATGATATTGACACAG TTCGTAGATTGCTAGAAGATGACACTGATCCTTGTGCTGCTGATGACAAGGGCAGGACTGCCTTACACTTCTCTTCCTGCAATGGCAATGAGAGTATTG TTAAGTTGTTGCTGAGTTATGGTGCTGACCCAAACCAGAGAGACAGCCTCGGAAACACACCACTGCATCTGG CTGCCTGCACCAACCATGTGCCTGTCATCACAACCTTACTGCGAGGAG GTGCCCGTGTTGATGCTCTGGACCGTGCTGGAAGGACTCCTCTTCATCTTGCCCGTTCGAAGCTCAACATCTTACAAGAGGGAGACTCACGTAGCCTAGAAACCCTCAGAGGAGAGGTCACACAG ATCATTCAAATGCTGCGGGAATATCTGAATATAATGGGACAgagtgaagagagagagaaactagAGCACATCTCAAACCAGCTGCAGAACACCCGCACCAGAGAGCAG GTGGACGAGGTGACAGACCTACTGGCCAGCTTCACCTCTCTCAGTATTCAGATGCAAAATATGGGAGACAGGTAG